One Haladaptatus sp. R4 DNA window includes the following coding sequences:
- a CDS encoding 30S ribosomal protein S3ae, translated as MSERSVSKKSQEKRWYSVLAPEQFDREELGTTPADEPDKVLGRTIETTLGELTNNASENNTKLTFKINDVGSDSAYTEFVRHELTRDYLRSLVRRGASKVEAYITVLTSDDYRVQIQPVAFTTKKADHSQEKAIRRTMIDIVQETAQEHTFQDLLDGVVEGRLSSAIYGEAKTIYPLRRVEIQKATLEAHPEEVAEEEETSVDVDEEEAEV; from the coding sequence GTCTCGAAGAAATCACAGGAAAAGCGGTGGTACTCCGTTCTCGCTCCCGAGCAGTTCGATCGAGAGGAGCTTGGAACGACCCCCGCAGACGAACCGGACAAGGTGCTCGGCCGCACCATCGAAACGACGCTTGGCGAACTGACGAACAACGCCAGCGAAAACAACACGAAGTTGACCTTCAAGATCAACGACGTGGGTAGCGACTCCGCGTACACGGAGTTCGTCCGACACGAACTCACCCGCGACTACCTGCGTAGCCTCGTGCGACGCGGTGCCTCGAAAGTCGAGGCGTACATCACGGTGCTGACCTCGGACGACTACCGCGTCCAGATCCAGCCAGTCGCGTTCACGACGAAGAAGGCGGACCACAGCCAGGAGAAGGCCATCCGCCGCACGATGATCGACATCGTGCAGGAGACCGCACAGGAACACACCTTCCAGGACCTCCTCGACGGCGTCGTCGAGGGTCGCCTGTCCAGCGCGATTTACGGCGAGGCGAAGACGATTTACCCGCTCCGCCGCGTCGAAATCCAGAAGGCGACGTTGGAAGCCCACCCCGAAGAGGTTGCCGAGGAAGAGGAAACCTCCGTGGACGTGGACGAAGAAGAAGCCGAAGTCTAA
- a CDS encoding plastocyanin/azurin family copper-binding protein, translated as MNRRAFLAGVVGATSVTLAGCSSVLNMGSESRSMGGDFDIGTSSMDFHPEKFTATVGDTVVWKNTGMRQHTVTAYENLIPDDTEYFASGGFDSEQAARDGWNNGKGGILQGRTYEHTFEVPGEYPYLCIPHESRGMVGTIVVKEK; from the coding sequence ATGAACCGCCGAGCGTTTTTAGCCGGGGTCGTCGGCGCGACATCAGTCACCTTGGCAGGGTGTTCGAGCGTCCTGAACATGGGTTCCGAATCGCGGTCGATGGGCGGTGACTTCGACATCGGAACGAGTTCGATGGACTTCCATCCGGAAAAATTCACGGCGACGGTCGGGGACACCGTCGTCTGGAAGAACACGGGGATGCGCCAGCACACCGTCACCGCCTACGAGAACCTCATTCCGGACGATACCGAGTACTTCGCCTCCGGCGGGTTCGATTCCGAGCAGGCCGCCCGCGACGGGTGGAACAACGGCAAAGGCGGAATTCTTCAAGGCCGGACGTACGAACACACGTTCGAGGTTCCCGGAGAGTATCCCTACCTCTGTATCCCCCACGAGTCGAGGGGGATGGTCGGTACTATCGTCGTGAAAGAGAAGTAA
- a CDS encoding adenylyltransferase/cytidyltransferase family protein, with amino-acid sequence MTHVLAQGTFDILHPGHVHYLRDAAGMGDRLSVIIARRENVTHKQRPILSNRQRRDMIDALGVVDDALVGHPEDIFAPIEELNPDIIVLGYDQHHDDAAIEAELDRRGIDCVVRRASPLDPDNDDDELLSTGRIIDRICEERC; translated from the coding sequence GTGACACACGTACTCGCACAAGGAACCTTCGACATTCTACACCCCGGCCACGTTCACTACCTCCGCGACGCCGCGGGGATGGGCGACAGACTATCGGTCATTATCGCACGCCGGGAGAACGTAACACACAAACAACGACCGATCCTTTCCAACCGACAGCGGCGGGACATGATCGACGCGCTCGGTGTCGTAGACGATGCGCTCGTCGGTCATCCCGAGGACATCTTCGCTCCCATCGAGGAACTCAACCCCGACATCATCGTGTTGGGATACGACCAGCATCACGACGATGCGGCCATCGAGGCGGAACTGGATCGGCGTGGCATCGACTGCGTGGTTCGGCGTGCGTCGCCGCTCGACCCCGACAACGACGACGATGAACTCCTCTCGACCGGACGCATTATCGACCGGATTTGCGAAGAACGCTGCTGA
- a CDS encoding Mov34/MPN/PAD-1 family protein gives MRLFRSNEILGIAEGALTFALEASRDAYPNEYMGYLRGEEARNLGLDRDGLVITDVLVMPGTESNSVSATVKTSTIPNDIRAVGSVHSHPNGVLRPSDTDLGTFQKGTVHIIIGAPYERNDWQAFDREGNPQKLDVLDVELPEAESFFDFTQADIDEELRDQ, from the coding sequence ATGCGGTTGTTCCGGTCGAACGAAATTCTTGGTATCGCGGAAGGTGCGTTGACGTTCGCACTCGAAGCGTCCCGCGATGCCTATCCGAACGAGTACATGGGCTATCTCCGTGGCGAGGAGGCGAGAAACCTCGGTCTCGATCGCGACGGATTGGTCATCACCGACGTACTCGTCATGCCCGGCACCGAATCGAACAGCGTCAGCGCGACGGTGAAGACGAGCACCATCCCGAACGACATCAGGGCGGTCGGATCGGTACACTCACACCCGAACGGCGTGCTCCGCCCGAGCGATACCGATCTGGGGACGTTTCAGAAAGGTACCGTTCACATCATCATCGGCGCACCGTACGAGCGAAACGACTGGCAAGCGTTCGACAGGGAGGGGAACCCCCAGAAACTCGACGTTCTCGACGTCGAACTTCCGGAGGCGGAATCGTTCTTCGACTTTACGCAGGCGGACATCGACGAGGAGTTGAGAGACCAGTGA
- a CDS encoding DHH family phosphoesterase, with translation MNPADTDPGDGPGNPVVYELAADCTLSDISEGERYHAVVNGVVDYGVFVDLSDSVSGLVHESNLSTDYDVDDSLVVELLEVRENGDLSFTPVDVDVDDAETVAVAHEYEVAETGNLADQVGDTVHLEGEVVQIKQTGGPTIFHVSDPTGVVPCAAFEEAGVRAHPEIEIEDIVHLVGVVEEREGSLQVEVTSLTALEGDEKAVVSDRIETALDERAEPHETEPLIEWPALEQLFPDLREIAKQLRRTVLESRPIRVRHHADGDGMCASLPVELALKRFIEETHQAPEAKRHLFKRLPSKAPFYEMEDVTRDLNFALEDQARHGQKLPLLLMLDNGSTEEDVPAYANLAHYDIPILVVDHHHPDPEAVDPYIDGHVNPYLYDEDYRITTGMMCVELARMISPDITDELRHVPAVAGISDRSKADAMTDYVELAESEGYSEEFLTDMGEALDYGAFWLKYDPGRNLINDVLNVDCDDEERHRELVTFLSERAEADTEKQLDAAMPHVKHERLASEAHLYRVDVENHAYRFTYPPPGKTTGEIHDRKVKETGEPVITIGYGPDFAVLRSDGVRLDIPEMVTELNEEVVGGGVSGGGHLVVGSIKFVKGMREQVLDALVEKMADAELDEELQSTTVGHQQDD, from the coding sequence ATGAATCCCGCTGATACTGACCCCGGTGATGGACCGGGTAATCCCGTCGTTTACGAACTCGCGGCGGATTGCACCCTCTCTGATATTTCCGAGGGCGAACGATACCACGCCGTCGTCAACGGCGTCGTCGATTATGGTGTGTTCGTCGACCTTTCGGACTCTGTCTCGGGTCTCGTTCACGAATCGAACCTCTCTACTGACTACGATGTCGATGACAGTCTCGTCGTCGAACTCCTCGAAGTGCGTGAGAACGGCGACTTGAGTTTCACGCCGGTCGACGTAGACGTAGACGACGCCGAAACCGTCGCCGTCGCTCACGAGTACGAAGTCGCCGAAACGGGGAACCTCGCCGACCAAGTCGGCGATACCGTTCACCTCGAAGGCGAAGTCGTCCAGATCAAACAGACCGGCGGTCCGACCATCTTCCACGTCAGCGACCCCACGGGCGTCGTCCCGTGTGCCGCCTTCGAGGAAGCGGGCGTCCGCGCACATCCCGAAATCGAAATCGAGGACATCGTTCACCTCGTCGGCGTCGTCGAAGAACGCGAAGGCTCCCTCCAAGTCGAAGTCACGTCACTCACCGCGTTGGAAGGCGACGAAAAGGCCGTCGTCAGCGACCGGATCGAAACGGCGCTGGACGAACGTGCGGAACCCCACGAGACCGAACCCCTCATCGAGTGGCCCGCCCTCGAACAGTTGTTCCCCGACCTCCGAGAGATCGCAAAACAGCTCCGCCGAACGGTGCTCGAAAGCCGCCCGATTCGAGTCCGTCACCACGCCGACGGCGACGGCATGTGTGCCAGCCTCCCGGTCGAACTCGCGCTGAAGCGGTTCATCGAGGAGACCCACCAAGCGCCCGAGGCCAAGCGCCACCTCTTCAAGCGCCTGCCGAGCAAGGCACCGTTCTACGAGATGGAGGACGTGACCCGTGACCTGAACTTCGCGCTCGAAGACCAGGCACGACACGGACAGAAACTCCCCCTCTTGCTCATGCTCGACAACGGGAGCACCGAGGAGGACGTTCCGGCCTACGCGAACCTCGCCCACTACGATATCCCGATTCTCGTGGTCGACCACCACCACCCCGACCCGGAAGCGGTGGACCCGTACATCGACGGCCACGTCAACCCGTACCTCTACGACGAGGATTACCGCATCACGACGGGTATGATGTGCGTCGAACTCGCGCGGATGATCTCGCCGGACATCACGGACGAACTCCGTCACGTTCCCGCCGTCGCCGGAATCTCGGACCGCTCCAAGGCGGACGCGATGACCGACTACGTCGAACTGGCCGAATCGGAGGGCTACTCCGAGGAGTTCCTCACCGACATGGGCGAGGCGCTCGATTACGGCGCGTTCTGGCTCAAGTACGACCCCGGACGCAACCTCATCAACGACGTTCTGAACGTCGATTGTGACGACGAGGAGCGCCACCGCGAACTCGTCACGTTCCTCTCCGAGCGCGCCGAGGCGGACACCGAAAAACAACTCGACGCCGCGATGCCCCACGTCAAACACGAACGACTGGCGAGCGAGGCACATCTGTACCGCGTGGACGTCGAAAACCACGCGTACCGATTCACCTACCCGCCACCGGGGAAGACGACCGGCGAAATCCACGACCGCAAGGTGAAGGAGACGGGCGAACCCGTCATCACCATCGGCTACGGACCGGATTTCGCCGTCCTCCGCAGTGACGGCGTCCGACTCGACATCCCCGAAATGGTCACCGAACTCAACGAGGAAGTCGTCGGCGGTGGCGTCAGCGGTGGCGGCCACCTCGTCGTCGGGAGCATCAAGTTCGTCAAGGGAATGCGAGAGCAGGTGCTCGACGCGCTCGTCGAGAAGATGGCCGACGCGGAACTCGACGAGGAACTCCAGAGCACGACGGTCGGACACCAGCAGGACGACTGA
- a CDS encoding phosphatidylserine/phosphatidylglycerophosphate/cardiolipin synthase family protein: MFARVALAVLLVLALLPVSATGVATTTTATGTSATATGTTSTTTPSGTSTSSSGTTNHSSASPHIVAVYPNPVAMDDAGEFVVVTFPRKTTLSAWTLSDEQSTSSLSNRTVSGTVAFSTAPNRTENLTSFRVLPLENLSLANSGETVTLGRTTGDGSETDVDSVTYVDAPESECWRPFTQSWRPLGATNFTVTRSDAATARVFVLPDDPNVPVETLRSAKRRLLLAGYSFTSRRITDLLIAAANRGVKVHVLVDDAPVGGISTREAAVLDRLTNHGVTVDVIGGERGRYDFHHAKYAIADDEAIVMTENWKPAGVGGHSSRGWGAVVGGEAVDNLEAIFDADTSWYVTTPWQSFREGRSFNPTTAANESYPTKFPAKRVDAVSVLAAPDDAESGVLSLLRSANDSIDVQQMTVGSIHQPFIRATLAAARRGVAVRVLLSNAWYVHDDNQRVVRWLNERADAEGLPLEAELASPHDYEKIHAKGVIVDRRHVVVGSLNWNNNSARENREVAIVLHGKAAGKYYSHAFEADWGRREDRFPVGLAAFVTIAIAGAVWIAKREIRFES, encoded by the coding sequence GTGTTCGCCAGAGTCGCGCTCGCCGTCCTCCTGGTGCTCGCTCTCCTGCCAGTTTCAGCAACGGGTGTTGCGACGACCACCACGGCAACCGGCACGAGCGCAACGGCAACCGGCACGACGAGTACGACGACTCCATCCGGAACAAGTACCTCCTCCTCCGGAACGACGAACCACTCATCTGCCTCACCGCACATCGTCGCCGTGTACCCAAACCCGGTGGCGATGGACGACGCCGGGGAGTTCGTCGTCGTCACCTTCCCGCGAAAGACGACCCTCTCGGCGTGGACGCTGTCGGACGAACAATCGACGTCCTCCCTATCCAATCGAACCGTTTCGGGTACGGTCGCGTTCTCCACTGCACCGAATCGCACCGAGAATCTCACGTCGTTTCGCGTCCTCCCGCTCGAAAACCTCTCCCTCGCGAATTCGGGCGAGACGGTGACGCTTGGGCGAACGACCGGCGACGGTTCGGAAACGGACGTCGATTCGGTCACCTACGTCGATGCGCCGGAGTCGGAGTGCTGGCGGCCGTTCACGCAGTCGTGGCGGCCGTTGGGTGCGACGAACTTCACGGTTACCCGCTCCGACGCCGCGACCGCTCGCGTGTTCGTGCTTCCGGACGACCCGAACGTTCCCGTCGAAACGCTCCGTTCGGCCAAACGACGGCTCCTCCTCGCGGGCTACTCGTTCACTTCACGACGAATTACGGACCTCCTCATTGCGGCAGCGAATCGAGGCGTGAAGGTTCACGTTCTCGTGGACGATGCCCCCGTAGGCGGCATTTCCACTCGGGAAGCGGCGGTGCTCGATAGACTCACCAACCACGGCGTCACCGTCGATGTCATCGGCGGAGAACGAGGGCGCTATGACTTCCACCACGCGAAGTACGCCATCGCCGACGACGAGGCAATCGTGATGACCGAGAACTGGAAACCCGCGGGTGTCGGCGGGCACTCCAGCCGTGGGTGGGGAGCAGTCGTCGGTGGTGAGGCCGTCGACAATCTCGAAGCGATATTCGACGCCGACACGTCGTGGTACGTCACGACGCCGTGGCAGTCGTTCAGGGAGGGGCGGTCGTTCAATCCGACGACGGCGGCGAACGAGAGCTACCCGACGAAATTTCCGGCGAAGCGTGTCGACGCCGTGAGCGTGCTCGCCGCACCGGACGACGCGGAAAGCGGTGTTCTCTCGTTGCTCCGCTCCGCGAACGATTCCATCGACGTCCAACAGATGACCGTCGGGAGTATCCACCAACCGTTCATCCGGGCGACGCTCGCCGCGGCGCGACGGGGCGTGGCGGTACGAGTGCTCCTCAGCAACGCATGGTACGTCCACGACGACAACCAGCGGGTCGTACGCTGGTTGAACGAGCGGGCCGACGCCGAGGGACTGCCGCTGGAAGCCGAACTCGCATCACCACACGACTACGAGAAGATTCACGCGAAGGGCGTCATCGTGGACCGGCGACACGTCGTCGTCGGGAGTCTCAACTGGAACAACAACTCCGCTCGGGAAAACCGGGAAGTCGCAATCGTGCTCCACGGGAAGGCAGCAGGGAAATATTACAGCCACGCCTTCGAAGCCGATTGGGGAAGGAGGGAGGACCGATTCCCGGTGGGTCTCGCCGCGTTCGTGACGATAGCCATCGCTGGCGCGGTTTGGATCGCAAAACGGGAGATTCGGTTCGAGTCGTAG
- a CDS encoding HEAT repeat domain-containing protein produces MESETEEIEESEEESEEETPEETAESIENRLESAEADLEDAETEADLDVVEEELDDIEEELEAADLPEPDEPDEEEDEDEDVEDPREELEMFLSDLRDELEDQRGPYAEDVIGDIEDAISTVEDTRWTVDGSAELVEVVESFVDTVQEAIGTDFSVTLTRNSDDLAEVLGDTASAVEEAELDPDEDAETIDTLLDATDELQSGIDDAEEWSDLSTREQLRREGYYDVLNYRKDYPPEWHALKIWEKRDRVDMVLLALDSLQSNYMERHCLEALERMGNEEAVEPMLQRAGRRDKDAIRILGKIGSEEAIDSIIDYVDADPGMAKTVIKALGEIGSEEVTQDVADQLVVEDEEVRSYAARSLGLIGDTRAIKPLSETLADDESDSVRASAAWALNQIGTETALDAVREYSDDRAYIVQSEAEKAL; encoded by the coding sequence GTGGAGTCCGAAACCGAAGAAATCGAAGAATCCGAGGAAGAATCTGAAGAGGAAACGCCGGAGGAGACGGCGGAATCCATCGAAAATCGGCTCGAAAGCGCGGAAGCCGACCTCGAAGACGCCGAGACGGAAGCCGACCTCGACGTCGTCGAAGAAGAACTGGACGACATCGAGGAGGAACTCGAAGCGGCGGACCTCCCCGAACCGGACGAACCGGACGAAGAGGAAGACGAAGACGAGGACGTGGAGGACCCGCGCGAGGAACTGGAGATGTTCCTCTCGGACCTTCGTGACGAACTCGAAGACCAACGCGGTCCGTACGCCGAGGACGTTATCGGCGACATCGAGGACGCTATCTCGACCGTCGAGGACACCCGCTGGACGGTCGACGGGAGCGCGGAACTCGTGGAGGTCGTCGAGTCGTTCGTCGATACGGTACAGGAGGCGATCGGAACGGATTTCAGCGTTACCCTCACCCGTAATTCGGACGACCTCGCGGAAGTGCTCGGAGACACGGCGAGCGCCGTCGAGGAGGCGGAACTCGATCCGGACGAGGACGCGGAAACCATCGATACGCTTCTCGATGCGACCGACGAACTGCAGTCGGGCATCGACGACGCCGAGGAATGGAGCGACCTGAGCACCCGGGAGCAACTCAGGCGTGAAGGCTACTACGACGTTCTCAACTACCGCAAGGACTACCCGCCGGAGTGGCACGCGCTCAAAATCTGGGAGAAACGCGACCGCGTCGACATGGTGCTCCTCGCGCTCGATTCCTTGCAGTCGAACTACATGGAACGACACTGCCTCGAAGCGCTCGAACGGATGGGCAACGAGGAAGCCGTCGAACCCATGCTCCAGCGCGCCGGTCGCCGTGACAAGGACGCCATCCGTATCCTCGGGAAGATCGGCAGCGAGGAAGCCATCGATTCGATCATCGACTACGTCGATGCCGACCCCGGAATGGCGAAGACCGTCATCAAGGCGCTCGGCGAAATCGGCAGCGAGGAAGTCACGCAGGACGTTGCCGACCAACTCGTGGTCGAGGACGAGGAAGTTCGAAGCTACGCCGCCCGTTCACTCGGTCTCATCGGCGACACACGTGCGATCAAACCGCTCTCGGAGACGCTGGCGGACGACGAGTCCGATTCGGTTCGTGCCAGTGCCGCGTGGGCGCTGAACCAGATCGGCACGGAAACGGCGCTCGACGCGGTCCGGGAGTACTCCGACGACCGGGCGTACATCGTCCAGAGCGAAGCCGAGAAGGCGTTGTAG
- a CDS encoding protein sorting system archaetidylserine synthase (This PssA-like phosphatidyltransferase, along with a PssD-like decarboxylase, is required in Haloarchaea for the archaeosortase ArtA to replace the PGF-CTERM sorting signal with a C-terminal lipid anchor.), with product MKPRFVGRLSLADAVTVSNAALGFLAISLAATNPRLAARLVLLGAVADGLDGVLARRYGSSAAGPYLDSLADVASFSVAPAVLVVAVVRETWGFDTLRVGVSMLAGALFVAMAIVRLGLYTAYDTDDDVTEGIPTTLASIILAAGVLAGFTDPTVLVALTVVLSGLMVSTITYPDLLARDALIMGVVHSLAVLIPNFKGRTFPYALVSLALAYLVLSPGFYWRKTEGKPTPAKTTEGKRS from the coding sequence ATGAAGCCTCGGTTCGTGGGTCGTCTTTCGCTCGCCGACGCGGTGACGGTTTCGAACGCCGCGCTCGGCTTTCTGGCGATTTCGCTCGCAGCCACGAACCCGCGACTGGCGGCGCGCCTCGTCCTACTGGGGGCGGTGGCGGACGGATTGGACGGCGTGCTCGCCCGCCGCTATGGGAGTTCGGCGGCCGGGCCGTATCTGGATTCGTTGGCCGACGTCGCGTCGTTTTCGGTCGCCCCGGCGGTGTTGGTCGTCGCCGTCGTGCGCGAGACGTGGGGATTCGACACGCTTCGCGTGGGAGTATCGATGCTCGCCGGGGCGCTGTTCGTCGCCATGGCGATCGTCAGACTCGGGTTGTATACGGCCTACGACACCGACGACGACGTGACGGAGGGAATCCCGACGACGCTCGCGTCCATCATCCTCGCTGCTGGCGTCCTCGCGGGGTTCACCGACCCCACCGTCCTCGTCGCGCTCACCGTCGTCCTCTCCGGGTTGATGGTCTCGACGATCACGTATCCCGACCTGCTGGCGCGTGATGCGCTCATCATGGGCGTCGTCCACTCGCTCGCGGTCCTCATTCCCAATTTCAAAGGCCGGACGTTCCCGTACGCGCTGGTGTCGCTTGCACTGGCGTATCTCGTCCTCTCGCCGGGATTCTACTGGCGGAAGACGGAAGGAAAACCGACACCTGCGAAGACGACAGAAGGGAAACGCTCTTGA
- a CDS encoding DUF447 domain-containing protein — MTGTRTSWPVELRGVTESVVTTLGPNDLWNVAVLGLHSTDPVTARTWGNTRTRRNFHRQGGGVVQFTRDPVDFVEAALSIREEAEPVLDSADAWVEIEVEQVDSGETDGTHWEEWELMPVESEIRERRIPPTNRGFAAVVEATVAASRLDVDGYDTAELRGRLEYFEEVTRTCGGERERAAFDRIRELVEW, encoded by the coding sequence GTGACCGGGACGAGGACGAGTTGGCCGGTCGAACTTCGCGGTGTGACCGAGTCCGTCGTCACGACGCTCGGGCCGAACGACCTGTGGAACGTGGCGGTTCTCGGCCTCCATTCCACCGACCCCGTGACCGCTCGCACGTGGGGCAACACCAGAACCCGGCGGAACTTCCACCGACAGGGCGGCGGCGTCGTCCAGTTCACCCGCGACCCCGTGGACTTCGTGGAGGCCGCGCTGTCGATCCGGGAGGAAGCGGAACCGGTGCTCGACTCCGCGGATGCGTGGGTCGAAATCGAGGTGGAACAGGTCGATTCCGGGGAGACCGACGGAACCCACTGGGAGGAGTGGGAACTGATGCCCGTCGAATCGGAAATCCGGGAACGGCGAATTCCGCCGACGAATCGGGGTTTCGCGGCCGTCGTGGAGGCGACCGTGGCGGCCTCCCGGTTGGACGTGGACGGCTACGATACAGCGGAACTCCGGGGTCGGTTGGAGTATTTCGAGGAGGTCACGCGGACCTGTGGCGGCGAGCGCGAGCGTGCCGCATTCGATCGAATTCGGGAATTGGTCGAGTGGTAA
- a CDS encoding triphosphoribosyl-dephospho-CoA synthase: protein MTPAEHAQLALLLEVAGTPKPGNVDRERDFPDLRFEHFLAGAVGSGAGLRAAEADAPVGEAFEEAVAGMSQQGGGNTQFGALLLLVPLVKADDRSPEAVTEVVEATTVEDAAGFYRAFEHVDVAVSDPPEGTDEFDVRRGSDAIPALEEAGLTLYDVMELGADEDGIAYEWTHGFERTFTVAERIEELDGGISARAAQVYLEQLAHEPDTFVAKRHGKKTAESVLVRAQEALQEAREGNPELVTAFAESLVDDGINPGTTADIVAGGLFVALERGVSP from the coding sequence ATGACGCCCGCGGAACACGCGCAACTCGCGCTGTTGCTGGAAGTCGCCGGGACGCCGAAACCCGGAAACGTGGACAGGGAGCGCGATTTCCCCGACCTTCGATTCGAACACTTCCTCGCCGGAGCGGTCGGTTCCGGCGCGGGACTTCGAGCGGCCGAGGCGGATGCACCTGTCGGTGAAGCCTTCGAAGAAGCCGTCGCCGGGATGAGCCAGCAGGGGGGCGGCAACACCCAGTTCGGTGCGCTGTTGCTGCTGGTTCCGTTGGTGAAGGCCGACGACCGCTCGCCGGAAGCCGTCACGGAGGTCGTCGAAGCGACGACCGTGGAGGACGCGGCGGGGTTCTACCGCGCGTTCGAACACGTCGATGTGGCGGTTTCGGACCCGCCGGAAGGGACCGACGAGTTCGACGTTCGACGAGGAAGCGACGCGATACCCGCACTGGAAGAAGCCGGACTCACGCTGTACGACGTGATGGAACTCGGCGCGGACGAGGACGGAATCGCCTACGAGTGGACACACGGCTTCGAGCGAACCTTCACCGTGGCCGAGCGAATCGAGGAACTCGACGGCGGGATTTCGGCCCGCGCGGCGCAGGTGTATCTCGAACAACTGGCCCACGAGCCGGACACCTTCGTGGCGAAACGGCACGGCAAGAAAACGGCCGAAAGCGTCCTCGTTCGGGCACAGGAGGCCCTTCAGGAAGCGCGCGAGGGCAACCCGGAACTCGTGACGGCGTTCGCCGAATCGCTGGTGGACGACGGTATCAACCCCGGTACTACCGCGGACATCGTCGCGGGCGGCCTGTTCGTCGCGCTGGAGCGGGGCGTTTCTCCGTGA
- a CDS encoding tRNA-dihydrouridine synthase, with translation MVARERTEFLPDDPITFVDDQLAALSDTQLRPGINVRSATLPPIRAMGDVCQRHEAILELNAHCRQEEMCAAGAGQSLLRDPDRLAEQVRVAAETGAAVSVKVRAEVPGVNLPEVARKAVDAGANIVHLDAMDSERMVQEVAEATGCFLVANNGVRDEATVEEYLEYGADAVSVGRPSDRPEVLSRVRRATDAWFTEVVA, from the coding sequence TTGGTCGCACGCGAACGAACCGAATTCCTGCCGGACGATCCGATCACGTTCGTGGACGACCAACTCGCCGCGCTTTCCGATACCCAACTTCGTCCCGGAATCAACGTCCGCTCCGCGACGCTCCCCCCGATTCGAGCGATGGGAGACGTCTGCCAGCGCCACGAGGCGATACTGGAACTCAACGCACACTGCCGACAGGAGGAGATGTGTGCGGCCGGTGCCGGACAGTCGCTCCTTCGGGACCCGGACCGCCTCGCCGAGCAGGTTCGCGTCGCGGCCGAAACGGGTGCCGCAGTGAGCGTCAAGGTCAGAGCCGAGGTGCCCGGCGTGAACCTTCCCGAAGTCGCTCGGAAAGCGGTGGACGCGGGCGCGAACATCGTCCACCTGGACGCGATGGACTCCGAGCGGATGGTGCAGGAGGTGGCGGAGGCCACGGGTTGTTTCCTCGTTGCGAACAACGGCGTCCGCGACGAGGCGACGGTCGAGGAGTATCTGGAGTACGGTGCGGACGCGGTCAGCGTCGGACGGCCGAGTGACCGCCCCGAGGTGCTCTCTCGCGTTCGCCGTGCGACGGACGCGTGGTTCACGGAGGTGGTGGCATGA